In Argiope bruennichi chromosome 4, qqArgBrue1.1, whole genome shotgun sequence, a single window of DNA contains:
- the LOC129967123 gene encoding charged multivesicular body protein 7-like has product MSLELHFRRSDFPIDWNDDIRMNFLFSPFRERSVNPEGYDAKINFWISTIQDLCMKSQCPVISNTALCAAFDRKNRQPVCLDIVLENMMRQGLIMRMNDYTKIEQEKGWLGWSFDMLVQKPVSWGFSSVHSLLNFNKTEEKFIILSVVKDLSAKILKRYYELIDTKWTDNAVFLEHLRQECKDICSESNFELAVMQLQREKIASVFEEYGEKVIKFRKFEEKKIEPLSEIDKGVLSLKRARDTILDDMDALETSILSCEEEAKNLVKKGFKSKAMLSLKKKKRLETLLKKKSIAFDNIENLLCQLKNTGTEKMVLEAYRTGVQAMKRTTTGELDLDNIDVVMSDVQGVLEDYNEVQSTLSKSVTADDSLEEFEEELENLIAEDKSPVKEKRRKESTPRVNDDELLKRLEALRAPPEDISPIKKPTTVQKPLRAP; this is encoded by the exons atgtctcttgaaCTGCATTTTAGAAGGTCCGATTTTCCTATAGATTGGAATGATGACATtcgcatgaattttttatttagtccTTTTCGGGAAAGATCTGTTAACCCTGAAGGATAtgatgctaaaataaatttttggattagTACTATCCAAGATCTGTGCATGAAAAGTCAATGCCCTGTCATTAGTAATACTGCGTTGTGTGCTGCTTTCGATAGGAAAAATCGACAACCTGTTTGTCTCGACATTGTATTAGAAAATATGATGAG gcAAGGCTTGATAATGAGAATGAATGATTATACCAAAATAGAACAAGAAAAAGGATGGCTTGGTTGGAGTTTCGATATGCTTGTACAAAAGCCAGTTTCTTGGGGATTTTCATCAGTTCACAgccttttgaattttaataaaacagaagaaaagtTCATCATCTTATCAGTTGTCAAa gaTCTATCTGCAAAGATATTAAAGCGTTATTATGAACTGATTGATACAAAATGGACAGACAATGCAGTGTTTCTAGAACATTTAAGACAAGAATGCAAAGATATCTGTTCAGAGTCGAATTTTGAACTTGCTGTAATGCAATTACAGAGAGAAAAAATTGCATCTGTATTTGAAGAGTATGGTGAAAAG GTaatcaaattcagaaaatttgaagaaaagaaaattgagcCTCTATCAGAAATAGATAAAGGTGTTTTAAG CTTGAAACGAGCAAGAGATACAATTTTGGATGATATGGATGCTCTTGAAACAAGCATTTTAAG CTGTGAGGAAGAAGCAAAGAACTTGGTGAAGAAAGGATTTAAAAGCAAA GCCATGCTATCCTTGAAGAAGAAAAAGCGTCTTGAAACattgttgaaaaagaaaagtattgcttttgataatattgaaaatcttttgtGCCAACTGAAAAATACTGGAACTGAGAAAATG gtaTTGGAAGCATATCGTACAGGTGTGCAGGCTATGAAGCGAACAACTACTGGAGAGTTAGACTTGGATAATATTGATGTAGTTATGTCTGATGTTCAAGGA gttTTGGAGGATTACAATGAAGTCCAAAGTACTTTGTCTAAATCAGTAACAGCAGATGACAGTTTAGAAGAATTTGAAGAGGAGTTGGAGAATCTCATTGCTGAAGATAAGAGTCCTGTAAAAGAAAAACGAAGGAAAGAATCTACTCCAAGAGTTAATGATGATGAATTGCTAAAAAGATTGGAAGCTCTGAGAGCTCCACCTGAAG atatttctccTATAAAGAAGCCAACAACTGTGCAGAAGCCATTGAGAGCTCCTTAA